The stretch of DNA TGAAGGTACTAAGGGTGAAGTGTTATTAAATGGGAAGAGTATTTATGATAATGCAGAAGCTAAGAAAAAATTAGCTTATGTTCCTGATGAACATAATAGTTTTTATTTAATAACTATTAAAGAAATAGTTAATTATTATAAATCAATATATGATAATTTTGATGAACATAAGTTTAATGAAATAAATAGAATATTTAAAATTCCTATAGATAAGAGGTTTTTTCAATTATCTAAGGGTATGAAGGTTAGAGTTAATTTAATGATATCTTTATCATTAAAGAGTGAATTTTTAGTTTTAGATGAACCAACATCGGGGTTGGATCCTATTTTAAAAGAAAAAGTTCTAAAGCTTATAATGAAAGAAGTATCGGAAGAAGGTAAAGGAGTTATTATTAGCTCTCATAATCTAATAGAACTTGAGAGACTATGTGATGATATAATAATGCTTGATGAAGGAAAAATAGCATATCATAACTCTTTAGAAGGTATTAAGAAAAATATAAAGAAAATACAAGTAGCTTTTGATATGCCTGTTTATAAAGAAGATTTAAGTATTATAGATGGTATATTTAGTATCTCACAAATAGGGAGAGTTTTTACAATAGTTACTGATAAGTATAATAAAGATTTTAAAAAACATTTAAATAAATTTGAACCTTTATTTATAGAAGAAATTGATTTAAGTTTAGAAGAGGTATTTATTCATAAATTAGAAAAGGAGGATGATTATGAGAAAATATTTAAATAGAAGCATTTTTTATCAAGGAGATGCAAATATTATATTACCTTTAGTAGCATGTTATATAGGAGCTTTTATTTTTCAAAGTACCATAATTAATAAGTGGTTTGGATATTTAAAATATCAAGTTTTATATACAACTACAGAAAAATACTTGTCCTCTAGTAATGACATATTTATTTTATTATTATTAGTTTTATATTTAAGTATAATTTATATGATATCAGTTGGAATTTTTAAAAGGAAAAAGTGGTCTACACTTTTATCAGGACCTTTTAGTAAAAAAGATATTAGAAGAAGAGAATTAATTTTGGTAATAATGTCAACAATGGTATTTTTTATTATTTATTATATATTAATAATTAGCGGATATATTAGGAATTCTGAATTAATTAGTTATTTAAATGTATTTAATAATGTAATAATACTTGATTTTATAAGAATGTTTTCAATATCTATTTTAGTAATTGGAGGATTATTTTTTTTAGATTCTCTTTTTCTAATTTATATATGCTAATTTTTAGTGTGGTTTTTATAGGAATTTATTCTATAACATTAATTTTAAATATAGAGTTTTTATTTAATTACTATATACGTTTTAACTCTATAGTTAAACCAATTACGAATTTTATCTTTAATTATAATTACTATAATACAAAAATTATAGAATTTTTTACAGTAGCAATAATGATTATTCTAATTGGAATTATATTAGGTTTAATTTCGAGCTTATTAACTAATAAAATTAAAGTTGAAAATATGACAAATGGAATAATGTTTAAAATACCTAAAAAGGTAGGACTATTTATGATATATACTTTTAATGGGTTATTATTATCACCATTTATAGTAGAAACTATAAATGTAAATTTATTCTACAGTTCAATGGATAGAAATGTTATTTTAATAATAGGAATTATATGTATAATAGTACTATCTGTAATATCATATTTTATTGTAAGAAAAATAAAAGGTAAAAGAAAAAGCGGGTTAATTACTTAACCAGCATTTCTATCATAACATCTAAAGTGGATTTTGTTTTATTTAAATTATTAACATAATCGCTAATATGGTTTTTATAATAATATACTCCTTCGTCAGTGATGGAGTATATTTTTTTACTTCTCTTATTTAAGAATTCATCACCACTCCAATGACTTTTTACATAGCCTTTAGTTTCTAAATCATAAAGAGTTTCATATATAGTACTAGAAGAGACTGGGAAAGGTAATTCAGATCCTTCGAATCTATATTTGAAGGCTTCTAAAACTTTATTACCAAAAATAGTTTCTCCTTTAGCAAGTTCTTTAAGAATATAAAAGCTATAAAGCATTTTCGTATTAACTACGTTTCTAGGTGCAACAAGTCTATTTCTTTTATCCATAAAATTACTCTCCTTTAATTTAATTACATATTAATTTTAACATGTTTTTTATAAAAAATCTACTTAAATAAAATACTCGTAAATGATAATAAATAAAAAAGTTAATTTATAGAACCA from Clostridium chauvoei encodes:
- a CDS encoding ABC transporter ATP-binding protein — protein: MLEVNSLSLNLGDKLILDDINFTLKKSTILGLVGPSGVGKTSLIRTLVGIYEGTKGEVLLNGKSIYDNAEAKKKLAYVPDEHNSFYLITIKEIVNYYKSIYDNFDEHKFNEINRIFKIPIDKRFFQLSKGMKVRVNLMISLSLKSEFLVLDEPTSGLDPILKEKVLKLIMKEVSEEGKGVIISSHNLIELERLCDDIIMLDEGKIAYHNSLEGIKKNIKKIQVAFDMPVYKEDLSIIDGIFSISQIGRVFTIVTDKYNKDFKKHLNKFEPLFIEEIDLSLEEVFIHKLEKEDDYEKIFK
- a CDS encoding PadR family transcriptional regulator, whose protein sequence is MDKRNRLVAPRNVVNTKMLYSFYILKELAKGETIFGNKVLEAFKYRFEGSELPFPVSSSTIYETLYDLETKGYVKSHWSGDEFLNKRSKKIYSITDEGVYYYKNHISDYVNNLNKTKSTLDVMIEMLVK